Within the Phaseolus vulgaris cultivar G19833 chromosome 9, P. vulgaris v2.0, whole genome shotgun sequence genome, the region AAATTTTACTTGTAAAAAAACAGGATCCATATTATTTGGGCTATGAGACTGGAACTTATATTCAACATGAATGAATCTGCATCTATCTTTCCACTTATGAAAGTTGTTACAAATTCAAAATCTTGTACTTAGTAAGTGACATCATGATTCCACAGGTTGTTGTATTCTTTTCAACATGCGATGCTGTAGATTTTCACTATTCACTGTTAAGTGAATTTCAATTTTCATCCCATTCACAAGCAGAAGGGACCCGACAGAAGTTTCTTGGATGCAAAATTTTTCGGTTACATGGTAATATGGTGCAGGAGGACCGGAGAACCAGTTTTCAGACCTTTAAAACTGAGAAATCTGCTTTACTTTTGACTAGTGATGTTTCTGCTAGAGGCCTGGATATTCCCAAGGTTAGATGCATCATACAATATGATTCTCCTGGGGAAGCTACGGAATATGTTCATAGGTATCTGCCTATTTTCACAGTTGACTTCcttttgtttgatttatttgTGGGGGGATGAATGATGGGTGTTTCTTTCGTTAATGATCTCTTCTTTTTTCTTGTTCATATTgtgttatatatattaacatgCTTTAACATGTTTATGTGACTTGTGATTCTTTTTGAGATTGTATTTAATAAACATGACCAATAATAGAGAAAAGTTGTGCTATAAAGCTCCAACAAGGAGTTGGGTCCATTAATAACGAGCGTAGTTGCTAAAAAAGAGTATTGGCAGATATGAACGTTGAACTTTTCGTCTAAACATTCATACATAATTTAACCTCAAAATTACACATTAAAGCCGATAATTTGTTACAAGTTAGAGTATGACTTGGCTTATCAATGATCAAATAATGGCTTGGAGATCATTTGTTACATCAGTCTTGTCAATAATGGCTTGGAGATCAACAAGATAAAATGTGATGCAAAATACGAAACAAAGTTGAATGAAgcattattgtaaaaaaatagttttagaacTCTTGCATCATTTGTTTTCCTGATGTCATTCTAATACCGCGGTTCATAATGTTTTTTAGAGTGTCAGCGTTATAGATAATGCCAATTTTATCTACCCCTATTTTACAATTAGTAAATTAGTATCATGTATAGTTAAATGATCCTCAAACcataattattattgtattaaaaCTTTCATGTGAAGTAAGCTAGCAAGGACCAATGTAaatttgaaaatgtaaaatCCTTCTTCTAATGGTTTTAAGTTTTAAGCATTGTTTTCACTTGCTTTATCCCACGATTGttttgtaataaaatttaaaggTTATTTTCCCCAAAGCATAAAATTATGATTTGGGTTCTAGATGTTCGACTATGATTTAATCAATGATCAAATAGAGCATCTTCCCAGTTATTCCATTATGATTTTTTACAATCTTTCTTTATCATTGAAAAGCTATATATCTTATTTCTGATTTATCATGAATTCACGATGCAGGGTTGGTAGAACTGCTCGACTGGGTGAAAAAGGAGAGTCGTTGCTTTTTCTGCAACCAGTTGAGATAGACTATTTACAGGAGTTGGAAACACATGGTGTCTCACTCACAGAGTGTCCTGTCCTCAAAGTGTTGGATAGTTTTCCACTATATGGACAAAAGAACTACATAAAGAAGTCAGTGTTCTTAGATTCACATCCCTGGGTCCTTTGTCTCCAGAAGGCACTTGAAGCTTTCATCATGTCGAAGGTCATCTTCACCGCCAATCTCATTGAACTCTGCACCTTGTTGTGTGTCCTTGTTTTATCtagttttaactttttaatcCTTAACTTGGAAAATATGGCATCAAAGTTTAATTAAACAATCATACCCTTGGAGAACAAAACATTTCATGGTGGTTTAGTTCTTCTAAGCTATAGAACTCAAACTACTGATGATCAAAATAAAAGGCCCGATAGATTTGTTTGGAAAATTAGGCCCTCGAGTGCAGGAGGTGGATTGTCTCTGTCTGGGTGCTGAAGTGAGGAAATAAAGGGAACTTTCTTGACCTTTTTGAATCTTCTTCTCTTAGAATTAACTCCAAAATTTAAGGGTGGGGAAGAAGCTATAGATTTGAGGGTTCTCCCCCTTCTTTTCCTCCTTAAATCTTCCAATTAAGGTTTTTTACCTGTTGGTCATCTTGCTTCCCTACAATGCTCTGAGAAAATGAGAAGATGACAGAAATCCATGTTAAATCTTCCGCTTTTAATTTAGAATAACCCCTAATTCATGGTGGACAAGAACCTATGGCTTTGAGAGTTCCCCCTTCTTTTCCTCCTTATATCTTCCAGTGAAGGTTTGAATCAGTTATACCTGTAGATCCCCCATCTTACTCCCCCCATTATGCTAAGCAAATGAGAAGATGACTATCTAAGGCAATGTAGTCATACTATAAGTTGACCAATAAAGACTCCTGCAATAAGTTGGATCAAATAGAAGATAATCCAATTAAAAGGGTGAGGTGAATGCATTGAGGTTAGAACCTATAAGCTCATGCACAGTATTACCCAAGGCCCCTACCACTAGGCCGACCCTAGGGGTTTAAAAAAAGTTGAGCTTAATGCCTTCAATTGATACCTGTAGCCAACTGCAGCCTGTTGGTTAAGACTTGGTTATTGTTGTACATAATACTGATAACTAAATTTATGAGCAGTTTTAATTGTACATGGTGTGAGAAAGCTTATTTGGATTTGATTATTTGAGTTATGGTACATGCTACCTGCGCTTGTCACATTTCTCTTGGTTTTTTTGTTTCTGCATGGTGAATGGTTAGTTTACCCTTGATCCTTGGAAAACAAGGGCGAAGTAGCCAACAAGCTCGTAGCTCAACTTGTATTGGTCGAAGTTAGACTTGGGTGTGTAATGATGTTGGAGATTTGACCCTCCTTCAGGCTGTTGATTGCCATTCCTTACCCAGGAGTTACACTTCCAATATATTAAAGAGACAAATTGCCCTCAAGTTTGTCATCTTTAAAATTGAGTAAAAATTGAATATAGAAAGTTATACTCTTGTCGGAAGTCAAGGACTACCTCTACTATTTAATTAAAGCTTATGAaatgtttataatataaaaaatgtggAAAGGAATGATGGTTCTCTTGTGTGCGATCTCGTGCTTAATTATCAGTCAAGCATGCACTAAATGAAAGATGTATAGGCATACTGCACATGCATAATAATATTTATCCCCCTCACGTCTTTAATTTTGGTAGCTGTTATATTCCTTTAAGATTTAGCTAAAAACGCACATGAAGGGGATTCTTTGATGTTTCTGtttattcattcatttaaaCAATTTTCGCCTTGTCCTTTTTCAGCCCGAGGTGGATAAACTTgctaagaaggcattttgctcGTGGGTTCGCGCATACGCTGCCCATCGTGGTGAGTTGAAAAGAATATTTATGATCAAGAAACTTCACTTGGGGCACGTAGCAAAAAGCTTTGCATTGAAACAACAACCTTCCTTAGTTGGACAGTCATtccaaaagcaagaaaagaaaagaaagcgATTTGAGAAGAAAACTGGGTTCTCAAAAAAGAGAAAAGTTGCGAGTGTGAGAGAACGCAGACCATGAAAATGGCTGATGCAAGTTTTGACAAAAGAAGGTGACAAATTACTATGGATGGATCCAAAGGAGACAGCAATCCTGATCATTGTATCAAAACAACGGGGTTATCAAGAGACCTGAGATGAGATAGTGTCAAGGTATACGGTTCTGTTCATTTATGTTGCCCAAATTTCTAACGTTCACTACAAGCCAGATGCTAGAATGTAtactattaatttattttttttagtgtgatATTTATGTATAAACTCTTTGTGGTGGGGGGTGTGGGTAAAATTACTAATGCTAAAAAAATTAGCCTACCATTGGCTACAATGTGCTTACAGTTGTTACCTTGGAAACGTTCTTACCACTGACCTGCACCCAACACGGAAAATTAACTATTTTGTCCTTAACATTCTGGAAATTCATGTCCCTGACACAAATAATACATTTTCAGATTTGTTCTTCAACTTATAAGTGACTTCCGAATATCACTATTCATGGGCTTATTAAGATACTCAACAATGACTTTAAgatccatttttttatattatttttggatGTGAATATCTAGAATCTATACTAAATACTTCAGAATATTTACATCCTTTAGTCACTTTTCAGACACCCTGAAAAAACACCTTTACGCCATTGCAATGCATCCATCACCATTACCACACTCAACGTCTCCACCAAAACAAATGAACTCCttcggattttttttttctttaaaacaaaAGTGATAAGGGCAGTTTGGGATTTGGGATTTTAAAAATGATGTTGGTGTAGGTGtctggtgcaggaagaattagCCCCAATTATTAGCTAAGCCCATAGTTGGAATTCTAACAAGACTTTTCTTTATGGGTTTTACAGAACTAGTTCTTCTAGGTCATGTAATGGGGATTTTTTTTGGCACCTCCATAATTTCCTTCCacattttcataaatataaaaaaattcactttATCATTTTTGGGATCATGGAATctagaaagtatttttttttaaactctcCACTTTGGCCTgataaaaaatactatatactatcattatttttttaaatttataggATATTTATGTTCCTATTTAATTGTCATTttcaaagtttaatttttttttattatttatatcctTATATTTTAACTAATAATCAATTTTCATATATGTATTTGttataatataaaagtaaaaggGAAAAAcatcttatatattttattatattttcagttTCTTTAAGAAAAAACTTTAAACGACACTTAAAAAAACGGAGtaatactaaaaaaaacaattatacttTTTTCTTCAATTCAACCAAATCAACCGTCAAAATATAGTAGTGTTGGACTCCTGATTTAGGActtatttaataatgttttgcAGTATCAGAAACTGGTAGTAGTTTATATTTAAAGGAGCAAGTTAATGTaaaagataataatattttgtatgATCAAGAACAAAATTAATGACAGCACATGTTGCAAAAGGACCAAAGAAGAAGGTTGAACATAACATCTTCCCTGCCTCCATTTGTGCCTGAGCTGCAATATAGATATCAATTACAAAGCATTGTGGTTTTAGCAAAACCATAAGAATTGGATTGTTGAAGGTAACATGTAGGTTGAAAGATGGTTGGTGAGGTTTGTATGAGAAAAATGATGAATGTGTGATGTGGGTGGTGAGAGCAAAAGGGTTATTTTGGCCTTACCTTTGGTATGAGAATGCCTTGGTTCTTGAAGGAAAGGAGAAAGGTGCAGGTCTACCATCCCTTCAACCCTAACAAATAAGGACTAAAGCTATAAGCATAGGGTGTGAATCTAAGCAACCATGTTTGCTCAAATTGTCCTTCACAAACCTTCATTTTAACCTATGCATGTTGGTGACATTGTAGTACACCTTTAGTAGCTTCATCCACTTAATGGTTTCTCCAAATCACATGGCTTTGTAGGGCCAATAGTTCAACACCTTCATGTGACAATTATGCATCTTTTTCATCCTTCAATATCACAACCCATTTCATTTTTCTAACTTTTCTACTTCATCTTTCTTCTAATTTTGCCTCCACATTGGGATTCTTTTCACAAATGTAATCTACTGTAATTGCCTTTTCAAATTACTAAAATAGATCAAATTTTTTGGAAATAACGAGAGTTgatcaattatatattaaaaacacgatttcattttataaatgtggagtttataaatataatttttaatttaaaattatactaaaatcattgttagaaatatttttttttatgacagtaaaaataactagttattattacaatttttaatcaaaatcCGTTACCAAAACATTAAGAATAAAATcgttaaagaattataaaaaaactataaaaattattttttattaattgttaaaaataataaaactgaAATAAATGCGActcaatataatttaaatagtataagatgtgattttaattataataaaactcataaaaaatataatatattatgactcttataataaaaagtataatatgaaaacaatatatttaatgttattattagcTATTGACAGCTAATAATAAAATTTCTCTAAGAAAATTATTCTCAGTTTTATTTTTGGTTGTTGAGAATCTATATATAGAAACTTAAGAAAGTGAGACTTCTACATATAAAATACCAAATTCAATATGTTTGGATGATGTGATTAAAGACACTGTGTTGATGATGTTGAACTTGAGAtaatacaaaaaagaaaaaaaaaggtgtgGAAGAGGATGAACTTGAGTTAAATCAATTCAATTATTTTAGAAGAAGGAGTTAGATATGTATACTTGTTTCCTTTGGTGAAGAATATTCTATGACCCTATTGAtgagggttttttttttattatgttgaCCATAATATGTTTGTAAATAGTACCACTTCAAAGTtgataaaagtaataaattaagaaaaagattttaaaaaatttgaactTGACTAGCCATAATCTTAAATGTAAAAAATTCTCAATTGAAAATATAAGATTAGATGAAAAAATCACTTTTTCAGCACTTTAAATAGGATTTTCTCAATTTTAAATATCTAATTTCAAACaagatttaaaatttgaacaattgattttgtaaaaattaaatagtaGTTAAAAACATATGGACTTTTAGGATTCgatgttatttattataattttaataattgggatgataaaaaattgaaaacatatgTGGACTTACTAATGGTCAACAAcctttatttacataatttatacaaaatGCTTAAAAATTTCGCCTACTCAATATGATTTCGTTATAATcaagtaatattttatttctttttcgaTACATGTAGtgtattatattaatttaacaaTCTTATTTTGGAAGCATAAGggtaaaaacaatttaaatatattaaaactgaTATTAACCTTTGATATTCTattatcaaattattatttaatataaatatattttaataaaaaaaatattgaatgtaATATAATATTCTCTTATTAAATTATCATtgtgataaaatatttaaatgtgattttaatataatattttgttatcaaattaataaaaaatattgttgtaAAGGGTGagatatattataataaaaatatattatagtaattaaaagaaaaatcttcatattcatttcaatatatttttattttcttattttttaaaatttgattgttataaataaaagtattgaGAGTTTAATTGGTATGATTGTGATtaataaagtaattttatattttattacattgTTCAATTTAATATCAGATCTTCCAATTTTGAGAgtcatgtttttattgtattatcACCTTTCTCATTGTCTGTGAGGTGAATGGTTGATCATAAAAGTGAATTCCAGTTATCA harbors:
- the LOC137821403 gene encoding DEAD-box ATP-dependent RNA helicase 17 isoform X2, which produces MLQRARGRLLLISLRLFITCRVMKIAFSALTGHLVYEILQKLLHRFHWIVPGYIMGGENRSKEKARLRKGISILIATPGRLLDHLKNTTSFLHSNLRWIIFDEADRILELGFGKDIEEILDLLGSRKTLHDDQENTVPRNSKIQRQNLLLSATLNEKVNHLAKISLENPVMVGLDVKKIEQISTPVSNDHSESDEDNEDQYSSKMPTVGDYKVPIQLIQRYMKVPCGTRLPVLLSILKHLFEREPSQKVVVFFSTCDAVDFHYSLLSEFQFSSHSQAEGTRQKFLGCKIFRLHGNMVQEDRRTSFQTFKTEKSALLLTSDVSARGLDIPKVRCIIQYDSPGEATEYVHRVGRTARLGEKGESLLFLQPVEIDYLQELETHGVSLTECPVLKVLDSFPLYGQKNYIKKSVFLDSHPWVLCLQKALEAFIMSKPEVDKLAKKAFCSWVRAYAAHRGELKRIFMIKKLHLGHVAKSFALKQQPSLVGQSFQKQEKKRKRFEKKTGFSKKRKVASVRERRP